The following are encoded together in the Bos indicus isolate NIAB-ARS_2022 breed Sahiwal x Tharparkar chromosome 29, NIAB-ARS_B.indTharparkar_mat_pri_1.0, whole genome shotgun sequence genome:
- the SLC3A2 gene encoding amino acid transporter heavy chain SLC3A2 — protein sequence MDREPPEPSAGVISVPSQPPSEPSGPGPQVPSAGGDSGTMSQDTEVDMKEVELNELEPEKQPMNAASGAAMAVVVAGGTEKNGLVKIKVADDEADAAAEAKFTGLSKEELLKVAGSPAWVRTRWALLLLFWLGWLGMLAGAVVIIVQAPRCRELPEQRWWHKGALYRIGDLRAFLGQEAGNLADLKERMDYLSTLKVKGFVLGPIHKNQEDDLTETNLEQIDPIFGSKEDFESLLHSAKKKSIRVILDLTPNYKGQNPWFQSIQIDTVAIKMKEALRFWLQTGVDGFQVRDVQNLTNPSSFLAEWQNITKSVSEDRLLIAGTDSSDLQQILRLLEPTRDLLLTSSYLSHSSLTGNHTNFLVTQYLDAFGSNWCSWSVSQAGLLTSFVSPQLLRLYQLLFFTLPGTPVFSYGDEIGLEGAGLPGQPVKAPVMLWDESSFPNTSASINISMTVKGQSEDRNSLLSLFRWLSDQRGKERSLLHGDFYDLSSGPDLFSYIRQWDQNERFLVVLNFGDVGQLARLRASSLPTGTSLPARVDLLLSTQPGREEGTSLELEHLNLQPHEGLLLRFPYVA from the exons GCACCATGAGCCAGGACACCGAGGTGGACATGAAGGAAGTGGAACTGAACGAGCTGGAACCCGAGAAGCAGCCGATGAACGCGGCGTCTGGGGCGGCGATGGCCGTGGTCGTGGCGGGCGGCACCGAGAAGAATGGTCTGGTTAAGATCAAGGTGGCCGACGACGAGGCGGACGCAGCGGCCGAGGCCAAGTTCACGGGCCTGTCTAAAGAGGAACTGCTGAAGGTGGCGGGCAGCCCCGCCTGGGTACGCACCCGCTGggcgctgctgctgctcttcTGGCTCGGCTGGCTGGGCATGCTGGCCGGCGCCGTGGTCATCATCGTGCAGGCGCCACGCTGCCGCGAGCTGCCAGAGCAGAGATGGTGGCACAAGGGTGCCCTCTACCGCATTGGAGACCTTCGGGCCTTCCTGGGCCAAGAGGCAGGCAACCTAGCGG ACCTAAAGGAGCGGATGGATTACTTAAGCACCCTGAAGGTGAAGGGTTTTGTGTTGGGCCCAATTCATAAGAACCAGGAGGATGACCTCACAGAGACCAACTTGGAACAAATCGACCCCATTTTTGGCTCCAAGGAAGATTTTGAGAGTCTCCTGCACTCGGCCAAGAAGAAGA GCATCCGGGTCATCCTGGACCTCACTCCCAACTACAAGGGCCAGAACCCTTGGTTTCAATCCATTCAGATTGACACTGTGGCCATCAAAATGAAG GAAGCTCTGAGGTTTTGGCTGCAGACCGGTGTGGACGGGTTTCAGGTCCGGGATGTGCAGAATCTGACA AATCCGTCTTCATTCTTAGCTGAGTGGCAGAACATCACTAAGAGCGTCAGTGAGGATCG GCTCTTGATTGCAGGCACAGACTCCTCCGACCTTCAGCAGATCCTGAGGCTACTCGAACCCACCAGGGACCTGTTGTTGACTAGCTCTTACCTGTCACACTCCAGCTTAACTGGGAATCATACAAATTTCCTGGTCACCCAGTATCTGGACGCCTTTGGCAGCAACTGGTGCAGCTGGAGT GTGTCTCAGGCGGGACTCCTGACTTCCTTTGTTTCGCCCCAACTCCTCCGACTCTACCAGCTGCTGTTCTTCACCCTGCCGGGGACCCCAGTGTTCAGCTATGGAGACGAGATTGGCCTGGAGGGAGCTGGCCTTCCTGGACAG CCTGTGAAGGCCCCGGTCATGCTGTGGGATGaatccagctttcccaacacctcAGCATCTATAAACATCAGCATGACTGTGAAG GGCCAGAGTGAGGACCGTAACTCCCTCCTCTCCCTGTTCCGCTGGCTGAGTGATCAGCGGGGTAAGGAACGCTCCCTGCTGCATGGAGACTTCTACGATCTCTCTTCGGGGCCCGACCTCTTCTCCTACATCCGCCAGTGGGATCAGAACGAGCGTTTCCTCGTAGTGCTCAACTTCGGGGATGTGGGCCAACTGGCCAGGCTGCGGGCCTCCAGCCTGCCCACCGGCACCAGCTTGCCAGCCAGGGTGGATCTGCTGCTCAGCACCCAGCCAGGCCGTGAGGAGGGCACCTCCCTTGAGCTGGAGCACCTGAACCTACAACCTCATGAGGGGCTGCTGCTCCGCTTCCCCTACGTGGCCTGA